Proteins from one Listeria weihenstephanensis genomic window:
- a CDS encoding carbamoyl phosphate synthase small subunit, protein MAKRILMLEDGNFFIGEAIGSDRETIGEVVFNTGMTGYQETITDPSYYGQIITFTYPLVGNYGVNRDDFESIHPAVKGVVVREAAEFASNWRNQLTLDQFLKEKDIPGIAGIDTRKLTKIIRKEGTLKGILAPEKANREDLLHHLRSVRLPVDQVREVSCSKAFTNPGEGKRVVLVDYGVKSSIMRELNRRDCDITVVPYNTTAEEILAMHPDGVMLSNGPGDPKDVPEAITMIRGLQGKVPLFGICLGHQLFALANGADTFKLKFGHRGANHPVKELATGRVDFTAQNHGYAVDADSLTGKDIVVTHVELNDGTVEGLAHKEFPAYTVQYHPEANPGPSDVNYLFDQFIAMMEKEGAEQNA, encoded by the coding sequence ATGGCGAAACGGATTTTGATGTTGGAAGATGGGAACTTTTTTATCGGTGAGGCAATTGGCAGTGACCGCGAAACGATTGGGGAAGTTGTTTTTAATACGGGCATGACGGGGTATCAGGAGACGATTACGGATCCGAGTTATTACGGGCAAATCATCACGTTTACATATCCGCTCGTTGGGAATTATGGCGTGAATCGTGACGACTTTGAATCGATTCACCCAGCTGTAAAAGGCGTGGTGGTACGTGAGGCGGCAGAATTTGCTTCGAACTGGCGCAACCAATTGACGCTGGACCAGTTTTTGAAGGAAAAAGATATTCCTGGAATTGCGGGAATTGATACGCGGAAATTGACGAAAATTATTCGCAAGGAAGGGACGTTAAAAGGGATTTTGGCTCCGGAAAAGGCGAATCGGGAAGATTTATTGCATCATCTGCGTTCGGTGCGCTTGCCAGTGGACCAAGTGCGCGAAGTTTCTTGTTCGAAGGCATTTACGAATCCGGGGGAAGGCAAGCGGGTTGTGCTGGTGGATTATGGCGTAAAAAGTAGCATTATGCGTGAGTTGAACAGACGTGATTGCGATATTACAGTGGTGCCTTATAATACGACGGCCGAGGAGATTCTAGCGATGCATCCAGATGGCGTGATGCTGTCGAATGGACCGGGAGACCCGAAAGATGTGCCAGAAGCGATTACGATGATTCGTGGTTTGCAAGGAAAGGTGCCGTTGTTCGGGATTTGCCTAGGACATCAGCTTTTCGCTTTAGCAAATGGGGCGGATACGTTTAAGCTGAAATTCGGACATCGCGGGGCGAACCATCCTGTGAAGGAGCTGGCGACGGGGCGTGTTGATTTTACGGCGCAAAACCATGGCTATGCGGTGGATGCGGATTCGCTAACTGGGAAAGACATCGTGGTGACGCATGTTGAATTGAACGATGGAACGGTAGAAGGTCTGGCGCACAAGGAGTTTCCTGCTTATACGGTGCAGTATCATCCAGAAGCGAATCCTGGACCGAGTGACGTGAATTATTTGTTTGACCAATTTATAGCAATGATGGAGAAGGAGGGAGCGGAACAAAATGCCTAA
- the carB gene encoding carbamoyl-phosphate synthase large subunit: MPKREDIQTILVIGSGPIVIGQAAEFDYAGTQACLSLKEEGYRVVLVNSNPATIMTDVEMADKVYIEPITLDFVSRIIRKERPDAILPTLGGQTGLNMAMELAEAGILEECGVEVLGTDLVAIKKAEDREAFRDLMHELGEPVPESDIIHSLEEAKNFVAKIGYPVIVRPAYTLGGSGGGICLNDADLAEIVASGLKLSPVTQCLLERSIAGFKEVEYEVMRDANDNAMVVCNMENIDPVGIHTGDSIVVAPSQTLSDREYQMLRDVSLKIIRALEIEGGCNVQLAIDPDSYDYFVIEVNPRVSRSSALASKATGYPIAKLAAKIAVGLTLDEMKNPVTGTTYAHFEPALDYVVSKIPRFAFDKFEKADRRLGTQMKATGEVMAIGRNLEESLLKAVRSLEIGTTHLYLDEAENASLEELERKICFPEDDRLFYLAAALRKGWTMEDLHAKTKIDLFFLYKLEKIIKQESEIAANVGDLEVLRAAKRNGFSDGAIAKLWDMTTFEVYDIRKEAGIIPVYKMVDTCAAEFESTTPYFYSSYEDENESIRTEKESVIVLGSGPIRIGQGVEFDYATVHSVWAIQQAGYEAIIINNNPETVSTDFSISDKLYFEPLTLEDVMHVIELEKPLGVVVQFGGQTAINLADGLAERGVKILGTSLEDIDRAENRDKFEKALVELGIPQPAGKTATSIDEAIAVATNIGYPVLVRPSYVLGGRAMEIVESEEALRYYMNNAVKVNPKHPVLVDRYVQGQEVEVDAISDCVNVVIPGIMEHIERAGVHSGDSIAVYPAQSLSQHVKDLIVDYTTRLAKGLKIIGMLNIQYVVADEEVFVIEVNPRSSRTAPFLSKITDIPMANVATKVILGKTLLELGYKEGLAPEKQEIFVKVPVFSFAKLRSVDTSLGPEMKSTGEVMGKDRTLEKALYKGFVASGVKMLDYGTVLLTVADRDKAEATALAQRFKNIGFTIMATAGTALVLEEQGIPVSKVKKIGENQETLMDYIRNGQVTLVVNTLTTGKQPERDGFQIRRESVENGVPVCTSLDTAEAILRVLESRSFEMEAMQPARVSETV, encoded by the coding sequence ATGCCTAAACGTGAAGATATTCAAACTATTTTAGTAATTGGTTCTGGCCCTATTGTCATCGGACAAGCAGCGGAGTTTGACTATGCGGGGACGCAAGCGTGTCTGAGTTTGAAAGAGGAAGGGTATCGGGTGGTGCTTGTGAACTCGAATCCGGCGACAATTATGACGGATGTAGAGATGGCGGACAAGGTTTATATAGAGCCGATTACGCTCGATTTCGTGTCGCGGATTATTCGGAAGGAACGCCCAGATGCAATTTTGCCGACGCTTGGTGGTCAGACTGGCCTAAACATGGCGATGGAGCTTGCCGAAGCGGGTATTTTGGAAGAGTGCGGTGTGGAAGTTCTGGGAACGGATTTGGTCGCGATTAAGAAGGCGGAGGATCGCGAGGCGTTTCGTGATTTGATGCATGAGCTTGGGGAGCCGGTTCCTGAAAGTGACATTATCCATAGCTTGGAAGAAGCGAAGAACTTTGTTGCAAAAATTGGTTACCCGGTGATTGTTCGCCCAGCTTATACGCTCGGTGGTTCTGGCGGCGGGATTTGCTTGAATGATGCGGATTTAGCGGAGATTGTAGCGAGCGGATTGAAACTGAGTCCGGTGACGCAATGCTTGTTAGAGCGCAGTATCGCTGGCTTTAAAGAGGTCGAATATGAAGTGATGCGCGATGCGAATGATAACGCGATGGTCGTGTGTAATATGGAAAACATCGATCCGGTCGGGATTCATACGGGGGATTCAATCGTTGTGGCGCCAAGTCAGACGTTGTCGGATCGCGAATATCAAATGCTTCGTGATGTGTCGCTGAAAATTATCCGCGCGCTTGAAATCGAGGGTGGCTGTAACGTGCAGCTCGCGATTGATCCGGATAGTTACGACTACTTCGTGATTGAAGTAAATCCGCGTGTGAGTCGTTCGTCGGCGCTTGCATCGAAAGCAACGGGTTATCCGATTGCGAAACTTGCTGCGAAAATTGCGGTTGGCTTGACGCTGGATGAGATGAAGAATCCTGTAACGGGAACAACGTATGCGCATTTTGAACCAGCGCTGGACTATGTTGTTTCGAAAATTCCACGCTTTGCTTTTGATAAATTTGAAAAAGCGGACCGTCGTTTAGGTACGCAAATGAAGGCGACTGGCGAGGTCATGGCGATTGGTCGGAATTTGGAGGAGTCACTTTTGAAGGCGGTTCGGTCGCTTGAGATTGGGACGACGCATCTGTATTTGGATGAGGCGGAAAATGCGAGTTTAGAAGAATTGGAACGCAAAATTTGTTTCCCTGAAGATGACCGGTTATTCTACTTAGCCGCGGCGCTTCGTAAAGGCTGGACGATGGAGGATTTGCACGCGAAAACGAAGATTGACTTGTTCTTCCTTTATAAGTTGGAGAAAATTATCAAACAGGAGTCGGAAATTGCGGCGAATGTTGGGGATTTGGAAGTATTGCGCGCGGCGAAGCGAAACGGTTTCAGTGACGGAGCTATCGCGAAACTTTGGGACATGACGACTTTTGAAGTGTACGATATTCGTAAAGAAGCGGGAATTATTCCAGTTTACAAAATGGTAGATACGTGTGCGGCGGAATTTGAGTCGACAACGCCATACTTCTACAGTAGTTACGAGGATGAAAATGAATCGATTCGCACAGAGAAGGAAAGCGTGATTGTGCTCGGTTCTGGGCCGATTCGGATTGGACAAGGTGTCGAGTTTGATTACGCGACGGTGCATTCGGTTTGGGCGATTCAGCAAGCGGGATATGAAGCGATTATCATCAATAATAACCCGGAAACAGTATCGACGGATTTCAGTATTTCCGACAAGTTATACTTTGAACCGTTGACGCTGGAAGACGTGATGCATGTGATTGAACTGGAAAAACCGCTAGGCGTTGTCGTTCAATTTGGTGGTCAAACGGCGATCAATTTGGCAGATGGTTTGGCAGAACGCGGCGTGAAAATCCTTGGAACATCGCTTGAGGACATCGATCGTGCGGAAAATCGCGATAAATTTGAAAAAGCGCTTGTGGAACTTGGCATTCCGCAACCTGCTGGAAAAACAGCGACGTCGATTGATGAGGCGATTGCAGTTGCAACGAATATTGGCTACCCAGTCTTGGTGCGCCCTTCTTACGTGCTCGGCGGCCGTGCTATGGAAATCGTGGAATCCGAAGAAGCGCTGCGTTATTACATGAACAATGCGGTCAAAGTGAATCCGAAACACCCGGTCCTTGTCGATCGTTACGTCCAAGGTCAGGAAGTGGAAGTGGACGCGATTAGTGACTGTGTGAACGTCGTGATACCAGGCATTATGGAACATATCGAACGTGCCGGCGTCCATTCAGGTGACTCGATTGCGGTTTATCCTGCACAAAGTTTGTCGCAACACGTCAAGGATTTGATTGTTGACTACACGACGCGACTTGCGAAAGGCCTGAAGATCATCGGCATGCTGAACATCCAGTACGTTGTGGCGGATGAAGAGGTTTTCGTGATTGAAGTCAATCCAAGATCAAGCCGTACTGCACCTTTCTTGAGCAAAATTACCGATATTCCGATGGCGAATGTGGCGACGAAAGTCATTTTAGGAAAAACGTTGTTGGAGCTTGGCTATAAAGAAGGTTTGGCGCCAGAGAAACAAGAGATTTTTGTTAAAGTGCCAGTGTTCTCGTTTGCGAAATTGCGTAGCGTCGACACATCGCTTGGCCCTGAAATGAAGTCAACCGGAGAAGTAATGGGGAAAGATCGCACGCTTGAAAAGGCGCTGTACAAAGGTTTTGTGGCGAGTGGTGTGAAAATGCTTGATTACGGAACGGTGTTATTGACGGTCGCGGATCGTGATAAAGCAGAAGCAACCGCACTGGCGCAACGCTTTAAAAATATCGGCTTCACGATTATGGCGACAGCTGGAACGGCGCTTGTTTTAGAAGAGCAGGGCATTCCGGTTTCCAAAGTGAAGAAAATCGGCGAAAATCAAGAAACGCTCATGGATTACATTCGCAATGGACAGGTAACGCTTGTGGTGAATACGTTAACGACTGGAAAACAACCAGAGCGTGACGGTTTCCAAATTCGTCGGGAATCAGTCGAAAATGGTGTGCCGGTTTGTACATCGCTAGACACAGCAGAAGCAATTTTGCGGGTGCTCGAATCACGGTCGTTTGAAATGGAAGCTATGCAACCTGCTCGAGTGAGCGAAACAGTTTAA
- the pyrF gene encoding orotidine-5'-phosphate decarboxylase, which translates to MTKPIIALDFASYGQVEAFLKRFPKGDTLSVKVGMELFYLEGPHLVERLKHEGHEIFLDLKLHDIPNTVKSAMIGLARMGVDMVNVHAAGGRAMMEAALEGLEIGSSSSRRPRLIAVTQLTSTSEAEMQSDQLIQASLMDSVLHYSNLANEAGLDGVVCSALEAGKIKEITRPEFLRVTPGIRLDTDTKDDQKRVVTPHQAREIGATAIVVGRSITKASDPYQAYETILKEWNK; encoded by the coding sequence ATGACAAAACCAATTATCGCGCTCGATTTCGCCTCATACGGTCAAGTCGAAGCATTTTTAAAACGATTTCCAAAAGGAGACACGCTGTCCGTCAAGGTCGGCATGGAACTTTTCTACTTAGAAGGCCCGCACTTAGTCGAGCGCCTCAAACACGAAGGTCACGAAATTTTTCTGGATCTCAAATTGCATGATATCCCGAACACCGTCAAAAGCGCAATGATCGGCCTCGCTCGCATGGGTGTCGATATGGTCAACGTACACGCAGCAGGAGGTCGTGCGATGATGGAAGCCGCGCTCGAAGGTCTCGAAATCGGTTCCAGCTCCTCTCGCCGTCCGCGCCTTATCGCCGTTACGCAATTAACGAGTACGAGTGAAGCCGAAATGCAGTCCGATCAACTCATCCAAGCAAGCCTAATGGATTCCGTGTTACATTACAGCAATTTGGCGAATGAAGCCGGCCTCGATGGCGTTGTCTGTTCTGCGCTTGAAGCTGGAAAAATTAAAGAAATCACCCGTCCCGAATTTTTACGTGTGACACCAGGAATTCGCTTAGACACCGACACAAAGGACGATCAAAAACGCGTCGTAACGCCACATCAAGCCCGCGAAATTGGCGCAACCGCAATCGTCGTCGGGAGATCGATTACCAAAGCAAGCGACCCGTACCAAGCATACGAAACGATTCTAAAGGAGTGGAACAAATGA
- a CDS encoding dihydroorotate dehydrogenase codes for MNRLAVEIPGLSLKNPIMPASGCFGFGKEYSKFYDLNKLGAIMAKAVTPEPRYGNATPRVAETPSGMLNAIGLQNPGLDHVMANEMPWLERFDTPIIANVAGASEEDYVKVCARIGDAPNVKAIELNISCPNVKHGGIAFGTDPEVAYQLTKAVKAVASVPIYVKLSPNVTDIVPIAKAIEEAGADGLTMINTLLGMRLDLKTRKPILANGTGGLSGPSIKPVAIRLIHQVRAVSNIPIIGMGGVQTVDDVLEFLIAGADAVAVGTLNFTEPYICPNLIDALPARMDELGITTLADLKKERTNA; via the coding sequence ATGAACCGTTTAGCCGTTGAAATTCCAGGCTTATCTTTGAAAAATCCAATCATGCCCGCGTCCGGTTGTTTCGGATTCGGCAAAGAATACAGCAAGTTTTACGATTTGAACAAACTCGGGGCAATCATGGCAAAAGCGGTGACGCCAGAACCGCGTTACGGCAATGCAACGCCGCGTGTGGCGGAAACACCATCTGGCATGCTAAACGCGATTGGCCTCCAAAATCCAGGCCTTGATCACGTGATGGCGAACGAAATGCCATGGCTAGAGCGCTTTGACACGCCAATTATCGCAAATGTGGCCGGCGCCTCCGAAGAAGATTACGTCAAAGTTTGCGCGCGAATCGGCGATGCACCAAACGTGAAGGCAATCGAACTCAACATTTCGTGTCCTAACGTGAAGCATGGCGGCATCGCATTCGGTACCGATCCAGAAGTAGCCTATCAGCTCACGAAAGCAGTCAAAGCTGTGGCGAGCGTTCCAATCTACGTGAAGCTATCGCCAAACGTAACCGACATCGTCCCCATTGCGAAGGCGATCGAAGAAGCAGGCGCCGACGGACTCACAATGATTAACACACTTCTAGGCATGCGTCTCGATCTCAAAACGCGCAAACCAATTTTGGCAAATGGCACTGGCGGCTTATCAGGACCATCGATCAAGCCCGTTGCGATTCGCCTGATTCACCAAGTCCGCGCCGTTTCGAATATTCCAATTATCGGCATGGGAGGCGTCCAAACCGTAGATGACGTCCTCGAGTTTCTAATCGCAGGCGCAGATGCCGTCGCAGTAGGCACGCTCAATTTTACCGAGCCATATATTTGCCCGAACCTAATCGATGCCTTGCCAGCCCGCATGGACGAACTAGGAATCACGACTTTAGCCGACTTAAAAAAGGAGAGAACAAACGCATGA
- a CDS encoding solute carrier family 23 protein, whose protein sequence is MTEETTPENYVKPVLDIHEKPAWNKWIVLSIQHLFTMFGSTIFVPTVTGLNPSVALISSGLGTLAYLIITRGKIPAYLGSSFAFIAPITMLLAAKSGGGPGAVMVGTFSVGVVYAIVALIVYYVGIEWIQRVLPPIVVGPVIMVIGLSLAPSAAAMAMGTNNGGEYDYKILLVALITLVVTIVAMMFFKGFFGLIPILCGFVIGYLVSMAFGLVDYTLIQNASLFQVPDFTIPFVNMDPVVTLTVVLSMAPLAFVTMAEHMGHQLLLNRITNRNFFKDPGLHRSLAADGTASIIASLIGGPPVTTYGENIGVLAITKVYSVFVIGGAAVFAIAFGFIGYVNAVITSVPTAVLGGISLLLFGVIATSGLRMMIESRVDLSVNRNMIIASVVLVVGIGGLMVEMGNFKLEGMAMAALLGIILNLVLPEAKTHK, encoded by the coding sequence ATGACAGAAGAAACGACACCTGAAAATTACGTAAAACCGGTACTAGACATTCACGAGAAGCCGGCTTGGAATAAATGGATTGTGCTTAGCATTCAGCATCTGTTCACGATGTTCGGCTCGACGATCTTTGTACCAACTGTGACGGGTTTGAATCCAAGTGTGGCGCTGATATCGAGTGGGCTTGGAACGCTTGCTTACTTAATTATAACGCGAGGCAAAATTCCAGCTTACTTAGGTTCATCGTTTGCGTTTATAGCGCCGATAACGATGTTGCTTGCGGCAAAATCTGGCGGGGGGCCTGGAGCGGTGATGGTCGGGACATTCTCGGTCGGGGTTGTGTACGCGATTGTGGCGCTTATTGTTTATTACGTGGGAATCGAATGGATTCAACGTGTGTTACCGCCTATCGTGGTTGGGCCAGTGATTATGGTTATCGGTTTGTCACTTGCACCAAGCGCTGCGGCGATGGCGATGGGGACGAATAATGGTGGCGAGTATGATTACAAAATTTTGTTGGTAGCGCTCATCACCTTGGTCGTAACGATTGTCGCGATGATGTTTTTCAAAGGATTCTTCGGACTTATTCCGATACTATGCGGCTTCGTTATTGGCTACTTAGTAAGTATGGCGTTTGGGCTCGTTGATTATACATTGATTCAAAATGCGAGTTTGTTCCAAGTACCGGACTTCACGATTCCGTTTGTGAATATGGATCCGGTGGTGACGCTGACGGTTGTGCTTTCGATGGCGCCGCTTGCTTTTGTCACGATGGCGGAGCATATGGGGCATCAGTTGCTTTTGAATAGAATTACGAATCGTAACTTTTTTAAAGATCCGGGTTTGCATCGTTCGCTTGCGGCGGATGGGACGGCGTCGATTATTGCTTCGCTCATCGGTGGACCGCCTGTGACGACTTATGGTGAGAACATCGGGGTGCTGGCGATTACGAAAGTGTATAGTGTGTTCGTTATCGGTGGTGCGGCGGTGTTTGCCATCGCGTTCGGCTTCATCGGATACGTGAATGCGGTGATTACATCGGTACCAACAGCGGTGCTTGGCGGGATTTCCTTACTCTTGTTCGGAGTTATCGCAACGAGTGGCTTGCGGATGATGATTGAGAGTCGGGTTGACCTTAGCGTGAATCGCAACATGATTATCGCGTCGGTTGTCCTGGTTGTCGGAATCGGTGGTTTAATGGTTGAAATGGGTAACTTCAAATTGGAAGGTATGGCGATGGCAGCATTGCTTGGCATAATTTTGAATCTAGTTTTACCAGAAGCTAAAACACACAAATAA
- a CDS encoding dihydroorotase, translated as MYVLKNGKVLTETGELVVKDVAMEDGRVTAIGDGIENENAKVIDVAGKLIAPGLVDVHVHLREPGGEHKETIATGTAAAARGGYTTVCAMPNTKPVPDTAEVMTQVVDRIKETAAVRVLPYASITSSLKGDELVDFAALKAAGAFAFTDDGVGVQTAGMMYEAMKEAAALDMAIVAHCEDNSLVYGGVVHDGIFAAEQGLAGIPNIAESVQIARDVLLAEAADCHYHVCHISTKESVRAVRDAKRAGIRVTAEVSPHHLILNETNIPGNIGNWKMNPPLRSKEDHAALLEGLLDGTIDFIATDHAPHSAEEKNVPMEKAMFGIVGLETAFPLLYTQFVKTGEWTLKQLIDWMTVKPAECFNLPYGVLEIGGIADVTVIDLEKEAKIDPENFASKGRNTPFTGWDCVGWPVATFAAGTLVFEEGVE; from the coding sequence ATGTACGTATTGAAAAATGGAAAAGTGTTGACGGAAACTGGGGAATTGGTAGTGAAGGATGTGGCGATGGAGGACGGTCGTGTGACGGCGATTGGTGACGGGATTGAAAATGAGAACGCAAAAGTGATCGATGTGGCTGGAAAATTGATCGCACCAGGGCTTGTGGATGTGCACGTGCATTTGCGGGAACCAGGTGGGGAACATAAGGAGACGATTGCGACTGGGACGGCGGCTGCGGCTCGTGGCGGGTACACGACGGTTTGTGCGATGCCGAATACGAAACCGGTGCCGGATACGGCGGAAGTGATGACGCAGGTCGTGGATCGGATTAAGGAAACGGCCGCGGTTCGTGTGTTGCCATACGCTTCGATTACGTCGAGTTTGAAGGGTGACGAGTTGGTGGATTTTGCGGCTCTGAAGGCGGCTGGTGCGTTCGCATTCACGGATGATGGTGTGGGTGTGCAGACGGCGGGCATGATGTATGAGGCGATGAAGGAAGCGGCAGCGCTAGACATGGCGATTGTGGCGCATTGTGAAGATAATTCGCTTGTGTATGGCGGGGTCGTGCATGACGGGATTTTTGCGGCAGAGCAAGGTCTGGCGGGGATTCCGAATATTGCGGAGTCGGTTCAAATTGCACGCGATGTGTTGTTAGCTGAGGCGGCGGACTGTCATTATCACGTTTGCCACATTTCGACGAAGGAATCGGTTCGTGCGGTTCGTGATGCAAAACGGGCTGGTATTCGGGTAACAGCGGAGGTTTCACCGCATCACTTGATTCTAAATGAGACGAATATTCCGGGTAATATTGGGAATTGGAAAATGAACCCACCGCTTCGTTCGAAAGAGGATCATGCGGCGCTTTTGGAAGGGTTGCTTGATGGGACGATTGATTTTATCGCGACGGATCATGCGCCACATTCAGCGGAGGAAAAGAACGTGCCGATGGAAAAAGCGATGTTTGGAATCGTTGGTTTGGAGACGGCGTTCCCACTACTTTACACGCAATTTGTGAAAACGGGTGAGTGGACGCTGAAGCAATTGATTGACTGGATGACAGTGAAGCCTGCGGAGTGTTTTAATCTTCCGTACGGTGTGCTTGAAATCGGAGGTATCGCGGATGTGACAGTCATTGATTTGGAAAAAGAAGCCAAGATTGATCCAGAAAATTTTGCATCAAAAGGTAGAAATACACCGTTTACTGGTTGGGATTGTGTTGGTTGGCCTGTAGCGACGTTTGCGGCAGGAACGCTTGTTTTTGAAGAAGGGGTGGAATAA
- the pyrE gene encoding orotate phosphoribosyltransferase: MTTEKQVAEQLLKIKAVFLQPNDPFTWASGIKSPIYCDNRLTLGFPKTRQFIAKALAEKIKTAFPDVEVLAGTATAGIPHAAWASDILDLPMVYVRSKAKEHGKGNQIEGPIAKGQKVVVIEDLISTGGSSITAVEALREAGCEVLGIAAIFTYGLEKGKTLLGAANVEVAALTNYETLLEVALDEGYVSEGDMSTLKEWNKDPEKWGN, translated from the coding sequence ATGACAACCGAAAAACAAGTAGCCGAACAATTACTAAAAATCAAAGCCGTATTCCTTCAACCAAACGATCCATTCACATGGGCATCCGGCATCAAATCACCAATCTATTGCGATAATCGCCTAACATTAGGATTCCCAAAAACCCGTCAATTCATCGCAAAAGCACTCGCAGAAAAAATCAAAACCGCATTTCCTGATGTGGAAGTACTAGCAGGAACCGCAACAGCAGGCATTCCGCACGCAGCATGGGCAAGCGATATCCTAGACCTGCCAATGGTGTACGTCCGTTCCAAAGCGAAAGAACACGGCAAAGGCAACCAAATCGAAGGACCAATCGCGAAAGGCCAAAAAGTAGTCGTGATTGAAGACTTGATTTCGACTGGCGGAAGCTCGATTACAGCCGTAGAAGCCTTGCGCGAAGCCGGATGCGAAGTCTTGGGAATCGCTGCTATTTTTACATACGGATTAGAAAAAGGAAAAACATTGCTTGGTGCGGCGAACGTGGAAGTTGCAGCACTTACGAATTATGAAACGCTGCTTGAGGTCGCGCTGGATGAAGGTTATGTATCAGAAGGTGACATGTCAACGTTGAAAGAGTGGAATAAAGACCCTGAGAAGTGGGGAAATTAA
- a CDS encoding aspartate carbamoyltransferase catalytic subunit produces MKDLVSMEELSVAEIGELLDQAGRFKQGEIWTPKKQMYAVNMFFEASTRTHNSFEMAEKKLGIDVLSFDPSKSSVTKGETLYDTALTMQAIGVDVAVIRHSDEEYYEPLRKLGIAVVNGGDGCGQHPSQSLLDLFTIKEEFGGFKGLKVAIVGDIVHSRVANSNMQALKRLGAEVFFAGPPEWMRESCSELGTYMPMDDLVEQMDVIMLLRVQEERHDGLLSFTKSDYHEKYGLTEARAALMKERAIIMHPSPVNRDVEIADSLVECEKSRIVEQMTNGVYIRMAILEAVCQDKETRVTTCTY; encoded by the coding sequence ATGAAGGATTTAGTGTCGATGGAAGAGCTTTCTGTAGCGGAAATTGGTGAGTTATTAGACCAAGCTGGGCGTTTCAAACAAGGAGAAATTTGGACTCCGAAAAAGCAAATGTATGCGGTGAATATGTTTTTTGAGGCAAGTACGCGAACGCATAATAGTTTTGAAATGGCGGAGAAGAAGCTTGGCATCGATGTTCTTTCGTTTGATCCTTCTAAATCGAGTGTGACAAAAGGGGAAACGTTATACGATACGGCGCTTACCATGCAGGCAATTGGCGTGGATGTGGCGGTTATCCGGCATTCGGATGAGGAGTATTATGAGCCACTTCGCAAATTAGGGATCGCGGTGGTGAACGGTGGCGATGGCTGTGGGCAGCATCCGAGTCAGTCGCTTTTGGACTTGTTCACAATCAAGGAAGAGTTTGGCGGTTTTAAGGGCTTGAAGGTCGCGATTGTGGGGGATATCGTGCATAGTCGGGTGGCGAATTCGAACATGCAGGCGCTGAAACGTCTTGGGGCTGAGGTATTTTTCGCTGGGCCGCCAGAGTGGATGCGTGAGAGTTGTTCGGAGCTTGGGACGTATATGCCGATGGATGATTTGGTGGAGCAGATGGACGTGATTATGCTTTTGCGTGTGCAGGAGGAGCGTCATGATGGGTTGCTTAGTTTTACGAAATCGGATTATCACGAGAAGTATGGTTTGACGGAAGCGCGGGCGGCATTGATGAAGGAGCGCGCGATTATCATGCATCCGAGTCCTGTGAATCGGGATGTGGAGATTGCGGATAGTTTGGTGGAATGCGAGAAATCGCGAATTGTGGAACAGATGACGAATGGTGTATATATTCGGATGGCTATTTTAGAGGCAGTTTGCCAAGATAAAGAAACGAGGGTGACGACATGTACGTATTGA
- a CDS encoding dihydroorotate dehydrogenase electron transfer subunit codes for MRQTKMEVVSQKLIADRVFELVLKGDIVLEMNPGQFMQLKPRRADLLLRRPISICAIDKEAEQCTLLYRVDGEGTADFAELVSGDAMDVIAPLGNGFAPTETKLGEHALLIGGGIGVPPLYQLGKDLVAQGSTVTFVLGFNSAKDVFYEKEMGKLGDCFVATVDGTRGTQGFVTTVTDALDFAPDTVYSCGPTAMLRVVSERFANKRTFLSLEERMACGVGACYACVCQRTDDPTKSYKACDEGPVFRAGEVVI; via the coding sequence GTGAGGCAAACAAAGATGGAAGTAGTCAGTCAAAAGTTAATCGCGGATCGGGTGTTTGAGCTTGTTTTAAAAGGGGATATTGTGCTGGAGATGAATCCGGGGCAGTTTATGCAGCTCAAACCTCGGCGAGCGGATTTGCTTTTGCGACGCCCGATTAGTATTTGTGCGATTGATAAGGAGGCGGAGCAGTGTACATTATTGTACCGCGTGGACGGGGAAGGGACGGCGGATTTTGCGGAACTGGTGAGCGGTGACGCGATGGATGTCATTGCCCCACTCGGAAATGGCTTTGCACCAACAGAAACGAAGCTGGGTGAACATGCCTTATTAATCGGTGGTGGAATTGGGGTTCCGCCGCTTTACCAGCTCGGAAAAGATCTGGTAGCGCAAGGGTCGACCGTGACGTTTGTCTTAGGTTTTAACTCGGCGAAAGATGTTTTTTATGAAAAAGAAATGGGAAAACTGGGAGATTGTTTTGTTGCGACGGTGGACGGAACGCGAGGCACGCAAGGTTTTGTAACGACGGTGACCGATGCGCTTGATTTTGCGCCAGATACGGTTTACAGCTGTGGGCCAACTGCGATGTTGCGCGTTGTTTCCGAACGATTTGCGAATAAGCGGACGTTTTTGTCGCTAGAGGAACGGATGGCGTGTGGCGTCGGGGCTTGTTACGCCTGTGTTTGTCAGCGCACCGATGATCCGACGAAAAGCTATAAAGCATGCGATGAAGGCCCGGTTTTCCGAGCTGGGGAGGTAGTCATATGA